From Vitis vinifera cultivar Pinot Noir 40024 chromosome 3, ASM3070453v1, the proteins below share one genomic window:
- the LOC100253743 gene encoding SEC1 family transport protein SLY1, with protein MALNLRQKQTECITRMLNLNQPVNSTGTANEEVYKILIYDKYCQNMLSPLIHVKDLRKHGVTLYFLIDKDRKPVHDVPAVYFVQPNQSNIQRIVNDASHSLYDSFHLNFSSSIPRPLLEDLASGMLNSDSINRISKVHDQYLEFVTLEENLFSLAQKSSYVQLNDPSAGDREIEEIIEKIVSGLFCVLATLAVVPIIRCPRGGPAEMVASALDQRMRDHLLSKNNLFSEGGNFASSFQRPILCIFDRTFELSVGIQHDFRYRPLVHDVLGLKLNRLSVPGEKGGMRSYELDSFDPFWVANGSLEFPEVAIEIETQLNKYKKDVDEVNRRTGGNAEEFDGQDLIGNTKHLMNAVNSLPELTERKQVIDKHTNIATVLLGEIKERSLDSYAKKEYDMMVRGGIDRNELLSVLKGKGTKMDKLRFAIMFLISTESIPQSEVEMVEAALRESEVDTSAFQYVKKIKSLNVSLASANSASRSNIVDWAEKLYGQSISAVTAGVKNLLSNDRQLALTRTVDALMEGRPNPEIDSYVLYDPRAPKSSSGASHLKGPFKEAIVFMIGGGNYVEYGSLQELALRQQPVKHVIYGTTEILTGAEFVEQLSLLGQKMGLGSSSAPPTH; from the exons ATGGCGCTCAATCTTCGTCAGAAACAGACTG AATGCATAACTCGAATGTTGAATCTGAATCAACCGGTGAACTCAACCGGAACGGCAAATGAAGAAGTTTACAAGATTTTAATATATGACAAGTATTGCCAAAACATGCTCTCTCCTTTAATTCATGTGAAAGATCTTCGTAAACATGGTGTAACCCTATATTTCCTCATTGATAAAGATCGAAAACCTGTACATGATGTACCTGCCGTCTACTTTGTCCAACCCAATCAGTCCAACATTCAGCGAATTGTTAATGATGCCTCTCACTCACTCTATGATAGCTTCCACCTCAATTTCTCTTCATCAATCCCTCGACCGCTTCTTGAGGATCTTGCATCTGGAATGTTGAATTCAGATTCAATTAATCGAATTTCTAAGGTGCATGATCAGTATTTGGAGTTTGTCACATTGGAAGAGAATTTGTTTTCGTTGGCACAGAAATCGAGCTATGTTCAGTTGAATGATCCCTCAGCAGGGGACCGAGAAATTGAGGAGATAATCGAAAAGATTGTGAGTGGACTGTTTTGTGTTCTTGCCACACTTGCAGTAGTGCCCATTATTCGATGCCCCCGTGGTGGGCCTGCAGAGATGGTTGCTTCTGCTCTGGATCAGCGAATGCGAGATCATTTACTGtcaaagaataatttattttctgaaGGTGGGAATTTTGCGAGTTCATTTCAGCGGCCAATTTTGTGTATATTTGATCGGACTTTTGAGCTATCAGTTGGTATCCAGCATGACTTTAGGTATCGACCACTTGTTCATGATGTGCTGGGTTTGAAGCTTAATAGGTTGAGTGTGCCGGGGGAGAAGGGTGGGATGCGATCATATGAGTTAGACAGTTTTGATCCATTTTGGGTGGCAAATGGGTCATTGGAATTTCCTGAAGTTGCCATTGAGATAGAGACACAACTGAATAAGTATAAGAAGGATGTTGACGAGGTGAATAGACGGACAGGTGGAAATGCTGAGGAGTTTGATGGGCAAGACTTGATTGGCAATACAAAGCATTTAATGAATGCTGTGAACTCACTGCCTGAACTGACTGAGAGGAAGCAGGTGATTGATAAGCATACCAACATTGCAACAGTGTTGTTGGGTGAGATCAAGGAGAGGTCTCTTGATTCTTATGCTAAAAAAGAGTATGACATGATGGTCAGAGGAGGCATTGATCGGAATGAACTTCTAAGTGTCCTAAAAGGTAAGGGGACTAAGATGGACAAACTACGATTTGCAATTATGTTTCTAATTTCTACAGAAAGCATTCCTCAGTCAGAAGTGGAAATGGTGGAAGCAGCCCTCAGAGAGTCTGAAGTTGATACTAGTGCATTTCAGTATGTGAAAAAGATCAAGTCTTTGAATGTCTCATTGGCATCAGCAAATTCTGCCAGCAGAAGTAACATTGTTGATTGGGCTGAGAAACTCTATGGGCAGTCAATTAGTGCTGTTACTGCTGGTGTTAAGAATCTATTATCTAATGATCGGCAGCTAGCATTGACAAGGACAGTAGACGCCTTGATGGAAGGAAGGCCTAATCCTGAAATTGATTCCTATGTTCTGTATGATCCTCGAGCTCCTAAGTCAAGCTCTGGAGCAAGCCATCTGAAAGGACCATTTAAAGAAGCTATTGTATTCATGATTGGTGGTGGTAACTATGTGGAGTATGGAAGCTTGCAAGAGCTTGCACTTCGGCAGCAGCCAGTCAAGCATGTTATATATGGAACAACAGAAATTCTCACAGGGGCAGAGTTTGTAGAGCAGCTTAGTCTGTTAGGACAGAAGATGGGATTAGGTAGTAGCAGTGCTCCTCCAACCCATTAA